In Shouchella patagoniensis, the following are encoded in one genomic region:
- a CDS encoding head-tail adaptor protein, translated as MRKSPRMINAGHFDKKIEIQEFKGDFDDDGMWVEDYFKFMKAMAYIFVNQLKQVTENDVQTVEGYTEMTIRQSKKSMEIEKGMRVLWKVYGKDYLYEVDDVDYRPEDNMYITLKCIKV; from the coding sequence TTGAGAAAATCACCCCGAATGATTAATGCTGGTCACTTTGATAAAAAGATTGAAATACAAGAGTTTAAAGGTGACTTTGATGATGATGGTATGTGGGTCGAAGATTATTTCAAGTTCATGAAAGCAATGGCCTACATCTTCGTCAACCAGCTAAAACAAGTAACCGAGAATGATGTACAAACCGTTGAAGGTTACACAGAAATGACCATACGTCAAAGCAAGAAGTCAATGGAAATTGAAAAGGGCATGAGAGTGCTGTGGAAAGTATACGGCAAAGATTATTTGTACGAAGTTGATGACGTTGACTATCGTCCAGAAGACAACATGTACATTACACTCAAATGCATAAAGGTGTGA
- a CDS encoding head-tail connector protein, with the protein MLNEVKQYLRVFDESEEEDLEIQMMIEAGKESIRLSTGKRFNEENSLHRLCLCLYVSHNYENRGIYTLDKHKDLSFSLNTMLTLIKYGGEDVEKITPND; encoded by the coding sequence ATGCTGAATGAAGTTAAGCAGTATCTAAGAGTATTCGATGAATCAGAGGAAGAAGATTTAGAGATACAAATGATGATTGAAGCAGGTAAGGAGTCTATTAGGCTGTCCACAGGGAAGAGATTTAATGAAGAAAATTCACTTCACAGGCTTTGTCTATGTCTCTATGTATCTCACAACTATGAGAATCGCGGCATTTACACGTTAGATAAGCATAAAGATCTTTCTTTTAGCCTTAATACGATGCTTACTTTAATCAAATATGGGGGTGAGGATGTTGAGAAAATCACCCCGAATGATTAA
- a CDS encoding Ig-like domain-containing protein, giving the protein MPTYNVYRNGEQVASGLTEKTYTDTGLEPNTTYEYQVSAENEAGESELTEAITVETEPVAVTEVTLSQRTMMLDEGATKSLTATVAPEDATDKTVRFNTSDRDVATVSTSGNTRTITGVKAGTATITATAGDGITATCTVTVKEPPEPEPEPEDPEDAE; this is encoded by the coding sequence ATGCCTACTTATAACGTATACCGAAATGGTGAGCAAGTTGCTTCTGGTTTGACGGAAAAGACGTACACGGATACGGGTCTTGAGCCTAATACCACTTACGAGTATCAAGTCAGCGCTGAAAATGAAGCAGGAGAATCGGAGCTAACTGAAGCTATCACTGTGGAAACCGAACCTGTTGCTGTAACTGAAGTTACTTTATCGCAACGAACAATGATGTTGGATGAAGGGGCGACAAAATCACTGACTGCAACTGTTGCGCCAGAAGATGCTACTGACAAGACGGTTCGCTTTAATACTTCTGATCGTGATGTGGCAACAGTAAGTACATCAGGCAACACACGAACGATCACTGGTGTGAAAGCTGGTACTGCTACAATCACAGCAACTGCAGGTGATGGTATTACCGCAACATGTACTGTCACAGTCAAGGAGCCACCGGAACCAGAGCCAGAACCAGAGGATCCGGAAGATGCTGAATGA
- a CDS encoding phage major capsid protein encodes MTKEMRDLLEEIQNKKKEARELANSKKIEEAKAARDEMKDLQARFDILLDVQDDEEGKVLALNKNKQTDTKSDATEAFFKFLRGKDLTEAENAMLTEGDNNEIILIPEDINHQITEYRREFKSARHLVSYYSTNVLAGSFVYEEGKTMLGLASFEDGDEIGYSDEPSFKNKGYKVKDYGALLPISKKLLEVEAGGLMAYLGRMFVRKATITENEAIFKQLIDGKTAKELSDWKSLVQSLNVDIDPAFASSIRIVTNQDGFNHLDLQVDENGRGLLQPNPSLPTQKLFKGYPVEVFSNGQLPSVDGKAPVIYGSTTESAQFVERKGLIIDASDHVEFKKNQTMIRMIESFDVIQTDPDASLYGLLDLGEDTP; translated from the coding sequence ATGACGAAAGAAATGCGTGATTTATTAGAAGAGATTCAAAACAAGAAGAAAGAAGCGCGTGAACTTGCTAATTCAAAGAAGATTGAGGAAGCAAAGGCTGCTCGTGACGAAATGAAAGATTTGCAGGCTCGTTTTGACATTTTACTTGATGTTCAAGACGATGAAGAAGGTAAGGTTCTTGCTTTAAATAAGAACAAACAAACTGATACAAAATCAGATGCTACAGAAGCTTTCTTTAAATTTCTACGCGGCAAAGATTTAACAGAAGCTGAAAACGCAATGCTTACTGAAGGTGATAACAATGAAATCATCTTAATTCCAGAAGATATCAATCACCAAATCACTGAATATCGTCGTGAATTTAAATCAGCGCGTCATCTTGTCAGCTACTACAGCACTAATGTCCTTGCCGGTTCATTCGTTTATGAAGAAGGTAAAACAATGCTCGGTCTTGCTTCTTTTGAAGATGGTGACGAGATCGGTTACTCTGATGAACCTTCTTTCAAGAACAAAGGCTACAAGGTTAAAGATTATGGTGCGTTGCTTCCAATTTCAAAGAAATTACTTGAGGTTGAAGCTGGTGGATTGATGGCTTATCTCGGTCGTATGTTTGTACGTAAAGCGACAATTACAGAGAATGAAGCTATTTTTAAACAGTTGATTGATGGAAAAACGGCAAAAGAGCTTAGTGACTGGAAGAGCCTTGTTCAGTCTTTAAATGTTGATATTGATCCTGCTTTCGCTTCTTCAATTCGCATTGTTACGAATCAAGATGGTTTCAACCATTTAGATCTACAAGTTGATGAAAACGGTCGCGGATTATTGCAGCCTAATCCTTCTTTACCAACACAAAAGTTGTTCAAAGGATATCCGGTTGAAGTGTTCAGCAATGGTCAGCTCCCTTCTGTGGACGGCAAAGCGCCAGTTATTTATGGTTCAACAACTGAATCTGCACAATTCGTTGAGCGTAAAGGCTTAATTATTGATGCATCAGATCACGTTGAGTTCAAGAAAAATCAAACAATGATTCGTATGATTGAGTCCTTTGATGTTATTCAAACCGATCCAGATGCTTCTCTTTACGGTTTGCTTGATCTTGGAGAAGATACGCCCTAA
- a CDS encoding head maturation protease, ClpP-related: MNKFLSVKNLTADSADIYFYGDIVSSEWGKWEDSDTAPEDVREQLKQVDGVQNLNIYINSGGGSVFAGLAIYNMLKRHQAHKKVYVDGMAASIASIIAMAGDEINVPSNAFLMIHKPWAMSIGNSNDMRKLADDLDSIESGLLNVYEENLADGVDMETVKQMVNAETWLNGKEAAEIFNLNVAEPNTIAASASDMLKKYNKVPTSLPVESQTTTAPPAHIDNEPSKEEIENLLLELDLI, translated from the coding sequence ATGAATAAGTTCCTAAGCGTTAAAAATCTCACCGCTGATAGTGCCGATATTTATTTTTATGGTGATATTGTTTCAAGTGAGTGGGGCAAATGGGAAGATAGCGACACCGCGCCAGAGGATGTACGAGAGCAGCTTAAACAAGTTGATGGGGTACAAAACCTTAACATCTATATTAATAGCGGTGGCGGATCTGTATTCGCAGGTTTGGCTATATACAACATGCTCAAGCGTCATCAAGCGCATAAGAAAGTTTATGTTGATGGTATGGCCGCGTCTATTGCATCAATCATTGCAATGGCTGGTGATGAAATTAACGTTCCATCGAATGCGTTCTTGATGATTCATAAACCGTGGGCAATGAGTATTGGTAATTCAAACGATATGAGAAAGTTGGCTGATGACCTGGACAGTATTGAATCAGGTCTATTAAACGTTTATGAAGAGAATTTAGCTGATGGCGTAGATATGGAGACGGTGAAACAAATGGTGAACGCTGAAACTTGGCTGAATGGTAAAGAAGCAGCAGAGATTTTTAATCTTAACGTTGCTGAACCTAATACCATTGCCGCTTCTGCTAGTGACATGTTGAAGAAGTATAACAAGGTTCCTACGTCCCTTCCTGTGGAAAGCCAAACAACTACAGCTCCTCCTGCCCACATCGACAACGAACCAAGCAAAGAAGAAATTGAAAATCTGTTACTCGAACTGGATCTAATCTAG